The Terriglobia bacterium genome includes a region encoding these proteins:
- a CDS encoding metalloregulator ArsR/SmtB family transcription factor, with protein sequence MFSAMGTEPRLRIVRLLLSAHPDGMVVNEIGEELEIPASTLSHHLDKLKNEDLVAVQREGTFLRYTANCAALQELLGFLYAECCTRNKAVEPQKIVCCR encoded by the coding sequence ATGTTTTCCGCCATGGGAACGGAACCTCGCCTGCGCATTGTGCGCCTGCTGCTCTCCGCCCACCCGGATGGCATGGTGGTCAATGAGATCGGCGAGGAACTGGAAATTCCCGCCTCCACTCTGTCGCACCATCTGGACAAGCTGAAGAACGAGGATCTGGTCGCGGTCCAGCGCGAAGGCACGTTCTTGCGCTACACCGCCAACTGTGCGGCGCTGCAGGAACTGCTGGGGTTCCTTTACGCCGAGTGCTGCACCCGCAACAAAGCCGTTGAGCCGCAGAAGATCGTCTGCTGCCGATAA
- a CDS encoding DUF4442 domain-containing protein: MAMTAKKLHRRLRFYPPYLGAGVRVTEIADDFTTIRVEMPLRFYNRNYVGTHFGGSLYSMCDPFYMLMLINILGPDYIVWDKAATIRFKKPGKGVVKAVFHVSAERVAEIKAAADAQGKTEPQFQVNVMDSDGNVVAEIDKLLYVRKKPPAG; the protein is encoded by the coding sequence ATGGCGATGACCGCAAAGAAACTCCATCGCAGGCTGAGGTTCTATCCGCCCTACCTCGGCGCCGGCGTGCGCGTGACTGAGATTGCCGACGACTTCACCACCATCCGCGTGGAAATGCCGCTGCGCTTTTACAACCGCAACTACGTAGGCACGCACTTTGGCGGGTCGCTCTACTCCATGTGCGACCCCTTTTACATGCTCATGCTGATCAACATTCTCGGCCCGGACTACATCGTATGGGACAAGGCCGCCACCATCCGCTTCAAAAAGCCGGGCAAGGGCGTGGTCAAAGCCGTGTTCCATGTCTCCGCGGAGAGAGTCGCTGAGATCAAGGCCGCCGCCGACGCCCAAGGCAAGACCGAACCGCAGTTCCAGGTGAACGTCATGGACAGCGACGGCAACGTGGTTGCCGAAATTGACAAGCTGCTCTACGTGCGCAAGAAGCCGCCCGCTGGGTGA
- a CDS encoding cupin domain-containing protein yields the protein MRKSSAALLLLLALVVVLVAVQAPSAQAPPAQASAPSVTVVTPDKIAWKPVPAGLPPGAMIAVLSGDPTSDGPFVLRLKMPDGYKIAPHRHPVTETTTVLSGELRIGSGDTWDDSKLQNLPPGSMVSVPPGQSHFATAHGETVIQTQGLGPFKRAYVNAADDPAKK from the coding sequence ATGCGTAAATCTTCAGCAGCCCTCTTGTTGTTGCTCGCCCTTGTCGTAGTCCTGGTCGCTGTGCAAGCTCCCTCCGCTCAGGCCCCGCCGGCACAGGCTTCTGCGCCCAGCGTCACGGTTGTTACGCCGGACAAAATCGCCTGGAAGCCGGTCCCTGCGGGCTTGCCACCCGGTGCGATGATTGCCGTCCTGTCTGGCGACCCAACCAGCGACGGTCCGTTTGTGCTGCGCCTGAAAATGCCTGACGGCTACAAGATCGCTCCGCACCGCCATCCGGTCACTGAGACCACCACAGTGCTGAGCGGAGAGCTACGCATCGGCTCCGGCGACACCTGGGATGACAGCAAACTGCAGAACCTGCCGCCGGGATCCATGGTGTCCGTCCCGCCTGGACAGAGCCACTTTGCCACCGCCCACGGAGAGACGGTGATTCAGACGCAGGGGCTGGGACCGTTCAAGCGCGCCTACGTCAACGCGGCCGACGATCCTGCAAAGAAATAG
- a CDS encoding RidA family protein has protein sequence MRSAGTEKANLPFSDAVWAGDTLYLSGHIGFDPHTGELPATAEEEATAVMDAFKKTLETAGLQMSDLVFMQIFCPDVSLFGEFNTIYRTYFKDGEYPARAFLGSGPLLFDARFEVQGIAVKS, from the coding sequence ATCAGAAGCGCGGGGACCGAGAAAGCCAACCTGCCTTTCAGTGACGCCGTGTGGGCCGGCGACACGCTGTATCTCAGCGGCCACATCGGCTTTGATCCCCACACCGGCGAGCTGCCGGCAACGGCCGAAGAAGAAGCCACAGCGGTGATGGACGCATTCAAGAAAACGCTGGAAACCGCCGGGCTGCAGATGAGCGATCTGGTTTTTATGCAGATCTTCTGTCCGGACGTGAGCCTGTTCGGCGAGTTCAATACCATCTACCGGACGTATTTCAAGGATGGTGAGTATCCAGCGAGGGCCTTTCTGGGGTCCGGCCCGCTGCTGTTCGACGCGAGATTTGAAGTGCAGGGAATTGCCGTGAAAAGCTGA
- a CDS encoding DUF4242 domain-containing protein has protein sequence MPKYVIEREIPGAGNLTPAELQAISQKSCGVLKNMGPQIQWVESFVTQDKIYCVYIAPDEKSVREHARLGGFPANKVSEVRTIIDPTTAE, from the coding sequence GTGCCTAAATATGTCATCGAACGGGAAATCCCCGGCGCCGGCAATTTGACGCCGGCAGAACTGCAAGCCATCTCGCAGAAGTCGTGCGGAGTGCTCAAGAACATGGGTCCGCAGATCCAGTGGGTGGAAAGCTTTGTGACGCAGGACAAGATCTACTGCGTGTACATCGCTCCGGATGAGAAATCCGTCCGCGAGCACGCCCGGCTGGGTGGATTCCCTGCCAACAAAGTGTCCGAGGTACGAACCATCATTGACCCAACCACGGCGGAATAG
- a CDS encoding recombinase family protein yields the protein MAKIERIREVVTGSVDLDYMKQKSEAGWKLVAIEWRREIPGESEHPVIVEEIPYGLRVASDCSRLEEDPRERDVLVQMMELIVQDYSITLVASELNKRGLRTRNGGTWTPVSVFNMLPRLIEVGPNIFSSDDWEQRRERLLKMV from the coding sequence ATGGCAAAGATTGAACGGATTCGCGAAGTGGTAACAGGCTCTGTGGATTTGGACTACATGAAGCAGAAGTCAGAAGCCGGCTGGAAGCTGGTGGCCATCGAATGGCGGCGCGAGATCCCCGGTGAGAGTGAGCATCCGGTGATCGTGGAAGAAATCCCTTACGGACTGCGCGTGGCCTCTGACTGCAGCCGCCTGGAAGAAGATCCGCGGGAGCGCGACGTCCTGGTGCAGATGATGGAGCTGATCGTGCAGGACTATTCCATTACCTTGGTGGCCTCTGAGTTGAACAAGCGCGGCCTGCGCACCCGCAACGGCGGCACCTGGACTCCGGTTTCCGTCTTCAACATGCTTCCCCGCCTGATTGAAGTTGGCCCCAACATCTTTTCCAGCGACGACTGGGAGCAAAGGCGTGAACGGCTACTCAAGATGGTTTAG
- a CDS encoding amino acid permease: protein MSLAHATAMVVGIILGASIFIQPSEITRLVPSVRGLLLVWLAAGALTFCGALVCAELSSAFPDTGGVYVFLRRIFHPALGFLWGWGMFWSIHSGIIAAIAVVLARYVGYFFPLSEWGTRGVAMAAILLLSVINYLGVKPGSALQVALTAVKVGAIVILVALLFWFGGPAHQTSVHESSAHEGWADESSAQHNSAQAAASAAGELSTVSFSAYALAIAAGLFAFGGWHMVTYAAGETRDPERTLPRALMAGVAVVTVCYVLLNAAYVYVMPLGDVARSSRVAADATEKVLGAGVGGAIAVLVVISALGGLNGIILAGPRVYYAMAQDGLAFRWMAAVHPQRQTPYLAIAAQAAWSCVLVGTNSYRQLFTRVVYTEWLFFALLACGLFVLRRNSQYNPQFLVRGYPLVPLVFIAASLAIALNQVRANPRDSAIGLGLLVAGLPVYFVWTLLQNNPRDARTNANR from the coding sequence ATGAGTTTGGCCCACGCCACGGCCATGGTGGTAGGCATTATTCTGGGCGCGTCCATCTTCATTCAGCCTTCTGAGATCACTCGCCTGGTGCCCAGCGTGCGCGGACTGCTGCTGGTATGGCTGGCGGCTGGCGCTCTCACGTTTTGCGGGGCCCTCGTCTGCGCCGAGCTGAGTTCCGCATTTCCCGATACCGGCGGCGTGTACGTCTTTCTGCGGCGCATCTTCCATCCGGCCCTGGGATTCCTTTGGGGATGGGGAATGTTCTGGAGCATTCATTCGGGAATCATCGCCGCCATCGCCGTGGTGCTGGCGCGCTACGTTGGATACTTTTTCCCGCTCAGCGAGTGGGGCACGCGTGGCGTAGCCATGGCGGCCATCCTGTTGTTGTCCGTCATCAACTACCTGGGTGTGAAGCCAGGAAGCGCATTGCAGGTGGCGCTGACGGCGGTGAAGGTCGGCGCGATCGTGATCCTGGTGGCGCTGCTGTTCTGGTTTGGGGGACCTGCGCATCAAACTTCGGTTCATGAAAGTTCGGCTCATGAAGGCTGGGCTGATGAAAGCTCGGCGCAGCACAATTCGGCCCAAGCGGCTGCTTCCGCCGCGGGCGAACTGAGCACCGTGTCGTTCTCGGCATATGCGCTGGCCATCGCCGCCGGGCTGTTTGCCTTTGGCGGATGGCACATGGTGACCTACGCTGCGGGTGAGACGCGTGATCCTGAACGCACGCTGCCCCGTGCCTTGATGGCCGGCGTCGCCGTGGTGACTGTGTGTTACGTCCTGCTCAATGCCGCTTACGTTTACGTAATGCCGCTGGGCGACGTGGCGCGTTCGTCGCGAGTGGCCGCCGACGCCACGGAAAAAGTTCTGGGCGCGGGCGTGGGCGGCGCGATTGCCGTGCTGGTGGTCATCTCGGCGCTGGGCGGGCTGAACGGTATCATCCTGGCCGGACCGCGCGTGTACTACGCAATGGCCCAAGACGGACTCGCGTTCCGCTGGATGGCGGCCGTGCATCCACAGAGGCAGACGCCGTACCTGGCCATCGCCGCACAGGCTGCCTGGTCGTGCGTGCTGGTGGGAACCAACAGTTATCGCCAACTTTTCACCCGAGTGGTGTACACGGAATGGTTGTTTTTCGCCCTTCTCGCCTGTGGTTTGTTCGTGCTTCGGAGAAATTCGCAATACAATCCCCAGTTCCTTGTGCGCGGATACCCTCTGGTTCCGCTGGTGTTCATTGCGGCGTCTCTGGCCATTGCGCTGAACCAGGTACGCGCCAACCCGCGTGACAGCGCCATCGGTTTAGGCTTGCTTGTCGCTGGACTTCCCGTGTACTTTGTCTGGACGTTATTGCAAAACAACCCACGGGACGCCCGCACGAATGCCAATCGTTGA
- a CDS encoding amidohydrolase produces MPIVDFHNHYYPPEYIKALEQGPSAVRITYDQEKNPCLHYPGDYNVAVRGHRDIDYREEVLREQGIDTQVITLTTPGTHIEEPPTAVRLAALVNDCFARVVADKHGRFAALATLPLCNPAASVAELRRAMGQLKFPGAMVFSNVNGVALSDQRFWKLWETANELGAVIHIHPTNPVGVEAMLDYWLMPLVGFLMDTTLAAASLVFSGVPERFPRIRWVLGHLGGAIPYLAERLDRGYEAFAECRKNISRPPSSYLKQFYFDTVNFDPRALELAVSFAGADHILAGSDYPHAIGSIPKMLESLQAMQVPEEDRKKILGGNAKSLLRT; encoded by the coding sequence ATGCCAATCGTTGACTTCCACAACCACTACTATCCGCCCGAGTACATCAAGGCACTGGAGCAGGGCCCAAGCGCCGTCCGCATCACTTACGACCAGGAAAAGAACCCCTGCCTGCACTATCCCGGCGACTACAACGTAGCCGTCCGCGGCCACCGCGACATTGATTATCGCGAGGAAGTGTTGCGCGAGCAGGGAATTGATACCCAGGTCATCACCCTCACCACGCCAGGAACGCATATCGAAGAGCCGCCGACCGCCGTCCGACTGGCTGCACTGGTCAACGACTGCTTTGCCCGCGTCGTCGCCGATAAACATGGCCGCTTCGCCGCGCTGGCGACTCTGCCTCTGTGCAATCCCGCGGCGTCAGTGGCGGAGCTGCGCCGCGCCATGGGGCAACTCAAATTTCCCGGCGCCATGGTCTTCAGCAACGTCAACGGCGTGGCGCTGAGCGACCAGCGCTTCTGGAAGCTGTGGGAAACGGCCAACGAACTGGGCGCTGTCATCCATATTCATCCGACCAACCCCGTCGGCGTGGAAGCCATGCTCGACTACTGGCTCATGCCGCTGGTCGGCTTCCTCATGGACACCACGCTCGCCGCCGCCAGCCTGGTCTTCAGCGGCGTGCCGGAACGCTTTCCCCGCATCCGCTGGGTTCTCGGACACCTGGGCGGTGCGATCCCGTATCTTGCCGAACGTCTGGACCGCGGCTATGAAGCCTTTGCCGAATGCCGCAAGAACATTTCCCGTCCGCCTTCGTCGTATCTCAAGCAGTTCTATTTCGACACCGTGAACTTCGATCCGCGCGCGCTGGAGCTGGCGGTCAGCTTCGCCGGCGCAGATCATATCCTGGCCGGCAGCGACTACCCGCACGCCATCGGCAGCATTCCCAAAATGCTGGAGAGCTTGCAGGCCATGCAGGTGCCGGAGGAAGACAGAAAGAAGATACTGGGAGGGAATGCGAAGAGCTTGCTGCGGACTTAG
- a CDS encoding (Fe-S)-binding protein — protein sequence MARKVSLFVPCFVDQLLPEVAVDTVTVLRRIGCEVSFPPDQTCCGQPGFNSGYWDEARPCAERFLRVFKDAECIVCPSGSCTTMVRVFYPELLAASSHKSDAVAIGKRTFELSEFLVKVAGVTDVGAKFPHTVTYHASCHGLRELNLRDEPLKLLRGVAGLKLVDMARHDECCGFGGTFATKFESISAAMGVSKADNVAATGAEFVTAIDPSCLMHVQGILGKRNDKAKAIHLASILASEGT from the coding sequence ATGGCCCGTAAAGTCTCACTGTTCGTGCCGTGTTTTGTTGACCAGCTTCTGCCTGAAGTTGCGGTGGACACGGTCACAGTGCTGCGCCGTATCGGCTGTGAAGTCAGCTTTCCCCCGGACCAAACCTGCTGCGGACAGCCCGGCTTCAATTCCGGCTACTGGGATGAAGCGCGCCCCTGCGCCGAGCGTTTCCTGCGCGTGTTCAAAGACGCCGAGTGCATCGTGTGTCCGTCGGGTTCGTGCACGACAATGGTGCGGGTGTTCTATCCCGAGCTGCTTGCCGCAAGCTCGCACAAGTCTGACGCCGTGGCCATCGGCAAGCGCACGTTTGAGCTTTCTGAGTTCCTGGTCAAAGTCGCCGGTGTGACCGACGTTGGCGCCAAGTTTCCTCACACCGTTACTTATCACGCCAGTTGCCACGGACTGCGCGAGCTGAACCTGCGCGATGAACCACTCAAGCTTCTTCGCGGCGTGGCTGGGCTGAAGCTGGTAGACATGGCGCGCCACGACGAATGCTGCGGCTTTGGCGGGACGTTTGCCACCAAGTTTGAAAGCATTTCCGCGGCGATGGGCGTTTCCAAGGCCGACAACGTCGCGGCCACCGGTGCCGAGTTCGTCACCGCGATTGATCCCAGTTGTCTGATGCACGTCCAGGGGATTCTGGGAAAGCGCAACGACAAGGCGAAAGCCATTCATCTGGCCAGCATTTTGGCGAGTGAGGGCACATGA
- a CDS encoding iron-sulfur cluster-binding protein — protein sequence MSGASPANLAEKFLRDAAEKSADLVHREIIRKGMESYDVAHQKGRARFADWEAARARCQEIKREAINNLDKYLLQFEAKVIEHGGKVFWAATSEEACQYVTELAQRHKVKTVVKSKSMVTEEIHLAPALEKVGCTVLETDLGEYIVQLRHEGPYHIVTPAMHLDRKQIGDLFRDKFNEPNLSNDPQELVAAARRQLRKAFFAAEMGISGANFLVADSGCIAVNTNEGNGRLSTGVPRLHVAVTGIEKVIPRLEDLATLWPVLATSGTGQPITTYASLIGGPKRPGEADGPTEFHVVLVDNGRSSLLAHPEEREVLHCIRCGACLNICPVFRHIGGHSYGTPYPGPIGSVLVPQLEGEKFKHLSFASSLCGACTSVCPVKIDLHHHLLHNRRDFTKAGTGKLTDRLKFRMWSAAMRSPALYAMGGWFTRASLRAIYGMGMSGSALDPMRAWNHSRAGVPLPKESFRARWKKGLGDVK from the coding sequence ATGAGCGGCGCGTCGCCTGCCAACCTGGCGGAAAAATTCCTGCGCGACGCGGCGGAGAAGTCCGCTGACCTGGTCCACCGCGAGATTATCCGCAAGGGCATGGAGAGCTATGACGTGGCGCACCAGAAAGGCCGCGCCCGCTTTGCCGATTGGGAAGCTGCCCGCGCGCGTTGCCAGGAGATCAAGCGCGAAGCCATCAACAATCTGGACAAGTACCTGCTCCAGTTTGAAGCCAAGGTGATCGAGCACGGCGGCAAAGTTTTCTGGGCCGCCACCAGCGAAGAAGCCTGCCAATATGTGACCGAACTTGCGCAGCGCCACAAAGTAAAAACCGTCGTTAAGTCCAAGAGCATGGTCACGGAAGAGATACACCTGGCGCCGGCGCTGGAGAAAGTCGGCTGCACGGTGTTGGAGACTGACCTGGGTGAATACATTGTCCAGCTTCGGCATGAAGGTCCGTATCATATTGTTACGCCGGCCATGCATTTAGACCGCAAGCAAATTGGCGATCTTTTTCGCGACAAATTCAACGAACCGAATTTGTCCAACGATCCGCAGGAACTGGTGGCGGCGGCGCGTCGCCAGCTACGCAAAGCGTTCTTCGCCGCCGAGATGGGCATTTCCGGCGCGAATTTCCTGGTCGCCGACAGCGGCTGCATCGCTGTCAACACCAACGAAGGCAATGGACGACTGAGCACCGGAGTCCCGCGCCTGCACGTGGCGGTGACGGGAATCGAAAAAGTCATTCCGCGCCTGGAAGACTTGGCGACTCTGTGGCCGGTGCTGGCGACGTCGGGCACCGGTCAGCCGATCACCACGTATGCCAGCCTGATCGGCGGGCCCAAGCGTCCGGGTGAAGCCGACGGCCCCACGGAATTCCACGTCGTTCTGGTGGACAACGGACGCAGCAGTCTGCTGGCGCATCCGGAAGAACGCGAAGTGCTGCATTGCATCCGCTGCGGCGCGTGCCTGAACATTTGCCCGGTGTTTCGCCACATCGGCGGACACAGCTACGGCACGCCGTATCCTGGACCCATCGGCAGCGTGCTGGTGCCGCAACTCGAAGGCGAAAAGTTCAAGCATCTTTCTTTCGCGTCGTCGCTGTGCGGCGCGTGCACCAGTGTCTGTCCAGTCAAGATTGATCTGCACCACCATCTGCTGCACAACCGCCGCGACTTCACCAAAGCCGGCACGGGCAAACTCACCGACCGTCTCAAGTTCCGCATGTGGAGCGCGGCCATGCGCAGCCCGGCGCTCTACGCCATGGGCGGATGGTTCACCCGCGCCAGCTTGCGCGCCATTTACGGCATGGGCATGAGCGGCTCCGCGCTGGACCCGATGCGCGCATGGAACCACAGCCGCGCCGGCGTGCCGTTGCCCAAAGAGTCTTTCCGCGCAAGATGGAAGAAAGGCCTTGGCGATGTCAAATAA
- a CDS encoding lactate utilization protein codes for MAMSNNPSRELILERIRAGLKAAPAAPATAVASFEQAAPIFRLVEKPLERFQQEAKANLMEVFPAADASASVQCLSRVVQALPQGEIFVQDAPVLRRMVDAARINRPVRWSFQGGPTEASQATVTLADALIAQTGSIFVTAACGGRGASVVAPVHIVFATTGQIVPDLLTALRNAKQQNKLDQNSFACVISGSSRTADIEKILVQGAHGPTRLVVILQSGG; via the coding sequence TTGGCGATGTCAAATAATCCCAGCCGCGAATTGATTCTCGAGCGCATTCGCGCCGGGCTGAAAGCCGCTCCGGCAGCGCCCGCGACTGCGGTGGCGTCGTTTGAGCAAGCCGCGCCGATCTTTCGTCTGGTGGAAAAGCCGCTGGAGCGTTTCCAGCAGGAAGCCAAAGCCAACCTGATGGAGGTTTTCCCGGCGGCGGACGCGTCCGCCAGCGTGCAATGTCTTTCGCGTGTGGTGCAGGCGCTTCCCCAGGGAGAAATCTTTGTTCAGGACGCTCCGGTGCTTCGCCGCATGGTGGACGCGGCGCGCATCAACCGTCCGGTGCGCTGGTCATTCCAGGGCGGGCCCACGGAGGCGTCACAAGCCACCGTCACGCTGGCCGACGCGCTGATTGCGCAGACCGGATCCATCTTTGTGACGGCCGCCTGCGGCGGACGCGGCGCGTCCGTGGTGGCGCCGGTGCATATCGTGTTCGCGACCACCGGCCAGATCGTCCCTGACCTGCTCACCGCGCTGCGCAACGCCAAGCAGCAAAACAAGCTCGACCAAAACTCCTTCGCCTGCGTGATCAGCGGCTCCAGCCGCACCGCCGACATCGAAAAGATCCTGGTCCAGGGCGCCCACGGGCCAACGCGGCTGGTGGTGATTCTGCAGAGCGGCGGGTAG
- a CDS encoding patatin-like phospholipase family protein, whose protein sequence is MPNLAHLRSLRVGLALSGGSVRGIAHIGVIKALAELGIHPCVVTGTSAGSLVGAGMAAGMGWQGLTAMAHDVFWPSLLNGRGIESFCRQRLPLEFSDLSLPFAAVATATADQQPRVLLAGNLASAINASCALVGLRWPVLREGEKLKDGGISCVLPTEACRKLGAEFVIASDVWAWSAFARQLGFNSARRANQWFYPNHYLRSVQAADLVIQPRVPLAGYVPGRRSTERLISAGEIATQQALNLAV, encoded by the coding sequence ATGCCGAACCTCGCCCACCTCCGTTCCCTGCGCGTCGGTCTGGCGCTCAGCGGAGGATCGGTCCGCGGCATCGCGCACATCGGAGTCATCAAAGCCCTGGCTGAGTTGGGCATACATCCCTGCGTGGTGACTGGAACCAGCGCCGGGAGCCTCGTCGGCGCGGGGATGGCTGCCGGGATGGGCTGGCAAGGGCTCACCGCCATGGCCCACGACGTCTTCTGGCCCAGCCTGTTGAACGGCCGAGGCATTGAAAGTTTCTGCCGGCAGCGCTTGCCGCTTGAATTTTCTGATCTCAGCCTGCCGTTTGCGGCCGTAGCTACTGCGACGGCTGACCAGCAACCGCGCGTGCTGCTTGCCGGCAACCTGGCGTCCGCGATCAACGCCAGTTGCGCTCTCGTTGGATTGCGCTGGCCGGTGCTGCGCGAAGGCGAAAAACTCAAAGACGGCGGAATCTCCTGCGTTCTTCCTACTGAAGCCTGCCGCAAACTGGGCGCGGAATTCGTGATCGCGTCCGACGTATGGGCCTGGAGCGCGTTCGCCCGCCAGCTTGGATTCAACTCCGCCCGCCGCGCCAATCAGTGGTTCTACCCGAATCACTATCTGCGATCGGTCCAGGCGGCTGACTTGGTCATCCAGCCTCGTGTTCCGCTGGCGGGATACGTGCCCGGCCGCCGCTCAACCGAACGGCTGATCAGCGCTGGGGAAATCGCCACACAGCAAGCTCTCAATTTAGCCGTTTGA